In Chitinophaga sp. HK235, a single window of DNA contains:
- the prmC gene encoding peptide chain release factor N(5)-glutamine methyltransferase: MTIQTAFTYITGAIGDLYDEREAANIAHIVLEHITGMNKLDRLVHKTKLLTPDQNTGLKTAIEALLRLEPVQYVTGTSWFYGMELMVNKSVLIPRPETEELVEWIVQELSGKPRPHLLDIGTGSGCIPLALKKSIPAAVVSGIDVSEDALTVARSNAATQRLDVSFWHMDTLNTRQTDTLPVFDVIVSNPPYITQSEKVTMQQQVWGFEPSLALFVPDNDALLFYRHIAQLAQHKLNTGGALYFEINESLGKEVVALLEEQGFTDVVLKQDMFGKDRMVKGTFTK, translated from the coding sequence TTGACAATACAAACAGCCTTTACCTATATCACGGGTGCCATAGGTGACTTATATGACGAGCGCGAAGCGGCCAATATTGCCCATATCGTACTTGAACATATCACGGGCATGAATAAACTGGACCGTCTGGTCCATAAAACAAAGCTGCTGACACCTGATCAGAACACCGGCCTGAAGACAGCCATAGAAGCGTTGTTACGCCTGGAACCGGTGCAATATGTTACCGGCACCAGCTGGTTTTATGGTATGGAGCTGATGGTCAATAAAAGTGTACTGATACCCCGGCCGGAAACGGAAGAACTGGTGGAATGGATTGTACAGGAGCTTTCCGGTAAACCACGCCCCCATCTGCTCGATATCGGCACCGGTAGCGGATGTATCCCGCTGGCCCTGAAAAAATCCATTCCTGCCGCAGTGGTTTCTGGTATAGATGTCAGCGAAGATGCGCTGACAGTAGCACGCAGCAATGCCGCCACACAACGCCTGGACGTCAGTTTCTGGCATATGGACACCCTGAATACCCGGCAAACCGACACCCTGCCTGTATTTGACGTGATCGTCAGCAACCCGCCCTATATCACACAAAGTGAAAAGGTCACCATGCAACAACAGGTATGGGGCTTCGAACCTTCTCTCGCGCTGTTTGTACCCGACAACGACGCGCTGCTGTTTTACCGGCATATCGCGCAGCTGGCACAACACAAACTGAACACCGGAGGCGCCCTTTATTTTGAAATCAATGAATCATTGGGTAAAGAAGTAGTGGCCCTGCTGGAAGAACAGGGATTTACAGACGTGGTGCTCAAACAGGACATGTTTGGCAAAGACCGCATGGTGAAAGGAACATTCACGAAGTAA
- a CDS encoding MotA/TolQ/ExbB proton channel family protein, with the protein MLLGLITLLQDPLLTPKADTVAQGINVAAAPQQQMHLIDMLMKGGVLMIPLGILSLVAVFVFVERYLTIAKAGRLEDNFMPMIRDQITTGNIQGARSLAKNTQGPIARMIDKGIQRLGKPIDSIEKSMENVGKLEIYRMEKNLVILSIIAGIAPMFGFLGTIAGMIQTFFNISITSDITLGTIAGGIYVKMITSATGLIIGIVAFIGYSFLNAQIDKVVNKMEGAAAEFTDILQEPTR; encoded by the coding sequence ATGCTACTAGGGCTCATTACACTCTTACAGGATCCATTATTAACACCGAAGGCCGACACGGTGGCGCAGGGCATTAATGTCGCTGCCGCACCACAGCAACAGATGCACCTGATTGATATGCTTATGAAAGGGGGCGTGTTGATGATCCCGCTGGGTATCCTCTCCTTGGTTGCTGTATTTGTTTTTGTGGAACGGTATCTCACCATTGCCAAAGCAGGCCGTCTGGAAGATAATTTTATGCCGATGATCCGTGACCAGATCACTACCGGCAATATCCAGGGTGCACGTTCACTGGCAAAAAACACACAGGGCCCTATTGCCCGTATGATCGATAAAGGTATTCAGCGTCTCGGTAAACCGATCGACTCCATCGAAAAGTCCATGGAGAACGTTGGAAAACTGGAGATCTACCGGATGGAGAAAAATCTTGTTATCTTATCTATCATAGCCGGTATCGCGCCTATGTTCGGGTTTCTCGGTACTATCGCCGGGATGATCCAGACCTTCTTCAATATCTCCATTACTTCCGATATTACCCTGGGCACTATCGCTGGCGGTATCTATGTAAAGATGATCACTTCCGCTACAGGTCTGATCATTGGTATAGTGGCCTTCATCGGCTACAGCTTCCTGAATGCTCAGATAGATAAGGTTGTTAACAAGATGGAAGGTGCTGCTGCAGAATTTACCGATATCCTGCAGGAACCAACCCGATAA
- a CDS encoding biopolymer transporter ExbD gives MNLRRRNKKHVEMHNSALNDILFILLLFFLIVSTLANPNVIKLMLPKAQSNTKAKQTVVVSINEKHEFFVGTTKVPFEGLKQALAPAIGNEKVDPTIVINAEKLVPIEEVVNVMEVAKQLGAKVVLATAKK, from the coding sequence ATGAATTTACGCAGGAGAAATAAGAAACATGTGGAAATGCACAACTCGGCATTGAACGATATCCTGTTCATTTTGCTGTTGTTCTTCCTGATTGTTTCCACACTGGCCAATCCCAACGTCATCAAACTGATGTTGCCGAAAGCCCAGAGTAATACCAAAGCCAAACAAACCGTGGTAGTTAGCATCAACGAAAAACATGAGTTTTTCGTGGGCACTACCAAAGTACCTTTCGAAGGTCTCAAACAGGCCCTGGCTCCGGCTATTGGCAATGAAAAAGTAGATCCTACCATCGTGATCAATGCAGAAAAGCTGGTGCCGATTGAAGAGGTGGTGAATGTGATGGAAGTCGCCAAACAACTGGGCGCGAAGGTAGTGCTGGCCACAGCAAAGAAATAG
- the pepT gene encoding peptidase T, whose protein sequence is MFTNYQYTVDTRFIRYAQIDTQSDPQSTSFPTTEKQKDLSRLLVKELQEMGITDAEMDEHGYVYATIPANTDKQVPVICFCSHVDTSSDSSGTGVKPIVHRNYDGGDIVLPDDQTVVISSREHPYLGSKKGDDIITASGTTLLGADDKAGVAEIMDAANYLMTHPEVKHGAIRILFTPDEEVGRGVEKADMKKLAAQFGYTMDGGELGSLEDENFSADGAKITVYGVSAHPGAAKGKLISAIKIAGEIVDALPKDGLSPETTEDREGFIHPVRISGTVEKTEIDFIIRDFDTSSLEAHESFLRRVMDKVLDRHPGARATLKVTEQYRNMKEVLDQHPEVTAYAAEAIRRAGVQPLKMSIRGGTDGSRLSFMGLPCPNIFTGEMALHSKHEYVSIQDMQKAVQTIVYLAQVWEEKA, encoded by the coding sequence ATGTTTACAAATTATCAATACACCGTTGACACGCGTTTTATTCGTTACGCGCAGATAGATACACAATCAGATCCTCAGAGTACCAGCTTTCCGACCACAGAGAAGCAGAAAGACCTGTCCCGGTTGCTGGTAAAGGAATTACAGGAGATGGGCATCACAGATGCTGAGATGGACGAACATGGTTATGTATATGCTACCATCCCTGCCAATACAGACAAACAGGTACCTGTGATCTGTTTCTGTTCCCATGTGGACACTTCTTCAGATAGCAGTGGCACCGGTGTAAAACCTATTGTTCACCGCAATTATGATGGTGGAGACATTGTATTGCCTGACGATCAAACGGTGGTGATCAGCTCCCGTGAGCATCCTTATCTGGGCAGCAAAAAAGGAGATGATATCATTACAGCCAGCGGTACTACGCTGCTGGGTGCAGACGATAAAGCCGGCGTGGCAGAGATCATGGATGCGGCCAACTACCTCATGACCCATCCGGAAGTAAAACACGGTGCTATCCGCATCCTGTTTACCCCTGATGAAGAAGTAGGCCGTGGTGTGGAAAAAGCGGACATGAAAAAGCTGGCTGCACAGTTCGGATATACCATGGATGGTGGTGAGCTGGGCTCTCTGGAAGATGAGAATTTTTCCGCAGATGGTGCCAAGATCACTGTTTATGGTGTGAGTGCCCATCCTGGCGCTGCCAAAGGAAAACTGATCAGCGCGATTAAAATTGCCGGTGAGATCGTAGATGCTTTACCGAAAGACGGACTTTCTCCGGAGACAACCGAAGACAGGGAAGGATTTATACATCCCGTTCGTATAAGCGGTACCGTGGAAAAAACGGAGATCGACTTTATCATCCGTGATTTTGATACGTCCAGCCTTGAGGCACACGAAAGTTTCCTGCGCCGGGTGATGGACAAGGTATTGGATCGCCATCCCGGTGCCCGTGCCACTTTGAAGGTAACAGAACAATACCGCAATATGAAAGAGGTGCTGGATCAGCATCCTGAGGTAACGGCCTATGCAGCGGAAGCTATCCGCAGGGCCGGCGTACAGCCGCTGAAAATGAGTATCCGCGGCGGTACCGACGGTTCCCGCTTATCATTTATGGGTTTGCCCTGCCCAAATATTTTTACCGGTGAAATGGCGCTCCACAGCAAACATGAGTATGTAAGTATACAGGATATGCAAAAAGCTGTTCAAACAATTGTATATCTGGCACAGGTTTGGGAGGAGAAGGCTTGA
- a CDS encoding peptidylprolyl isomerase → MQAVKNGDTVKVHYQGRLTNGTMFDSSEGRAPLEFKVGAHMVIKGFENGVLDMKPGEKKTIHIPVDQAYGPKNEEMIMDFPKANIPPDLNPEVGMELQMSNPEGQVFQVKVAAIGTDFITLDANHPLAGEDLVFDLELVEIL, encoded by the coding sequence ATGCAAGCTGTTAAAAACGGGGATACTGTGAAAGTGCACTACCAGGGCCGTTTAACCAACGGAACTATGTTTGATTCCTCAGAGGGCAGAGCACCCCTGGAATTCAAAGTAGGCGCACACATGGTAATCAAAGGTTTTGAGAATGGAGTGCTGGATATGAAGCCGGGTGAGAAAAAAACTATTCATATCCCTGTTGATCAGGCATATGGTCCCAAGAACGAAGAGATGATCATGGATTTTCCTAAAGCGAATATTCCTCCTGATCTGAATCCTGAAGTTGGTATGGAATTGCAGATGAGCAATCCTGAAGGCCAGGTTTTCCAGGTGAAAGTAGCAGCTATCGGTACTGATTTCATCACCCTCGATGCTAACCACCCACTGGCTGGCGAAGATCTGGTGTTTGATCTGGAACTGGTGGAAATCCTCTAA
- a CDS encoding cysteine-rich CWC family protein yields MQKHETISCPRCQRPFECRVSNIRNCQCSGVQLTAEERFQIGQQYQGCLCADCLLEMKTALQQPTLQHTKAMAYEEQIERSVTRIFKAVFPNTVNHYDTLFGGTAMHLMDEVAFITATRFTKMRTVTVSSDRIDFKKPIPHGTIIELVGTVVHVGNTSLKVQVDVFVEQMYLDHREKAISGTFTFVAIDENKKPVPIRIPA; encoded by the coding sequence ATGCAAAAACATGAAACCATTTCCTGCCCCCGCTGTCAACGGCCCTTTGAATGCCGGGTGAGCAATATCCGCAACTGCCAGTGCAGCGGGGTGCAACTCACCGCGGAAGAAAGGTTTCAGATAGGCCAACAATATCAGGGTTGCCTCTGTGCAGACTGTTTACTCGAAATGAAGACGGCGCTGCAACAGCCCACGCTTCAACATACAAAAGCTATGGCATACGAAGAACAGATAGAACGATCCGTTACCAGGATCTTTAAAGCAGTATTTCCCAACACCGTAAACCATTACGACACGCTCTTCGGCGGCACCGCCATGCATCTCATGGATGAAGTGGCCTTTATCACCGCCACCCGTTTTACGAAAATGCGTACCGTTACTGTATCATCAGACAGAATCGATTTTAAAAAACCTATCCCCCACGGGACTATCATCGAACTGGTAGGAACAGTAGTACATGTGGGTAATACAAGCCTGAAAGTGCAGGTAGACGTGTTTGTAGAACAGATGTACCTCGATCACCGGGAGAAGGCGATCAGCGGGACCTTTACATTTGTGGCAATAGACGAAAACAAAAAACCGGTCCCCATCAGGATACCGGCTTAG
- a CDS encoding exo-beta-N-acetylmuramidase NamZ domain-containing protein — protein sequence MNRILIICTFFCGLFAAAQAQYASHVIPGAAQTSKYLPLLKDKRVALLVNQTATIGQTHLVDTLLKLQVHISKIFSPEHGFRGNADAGEKVGNSTDPNTGLPVVSLYGAHRKATASDLQDVDILIFDVQDVGARFYTYISSLQELMESAAENNKLLLVLDRPNPNGDYVDGPILDTAFRSFVGMQPIPIVHGMTVGEYAQMLNGEHWLSKGVQCQLKVITCEDYTHHTFYQLPIPPSPNLPNMAAVNLYTSLCFFEGTPVSLGRGTSKPFQLFGSPLFPKKGFSFTPRSVPGAKNPPLKDQHCYGFDLSNAPESRPAKGRKIALKWLLQAYALYPEKDKFFSNFFNKLAGNATLQQQIKSGLSEAAIRKSWEPGLQQFKAIRAKYLLYEE from the coding sequence ATGAACCGTATATTGATCATCTGTACATTTTTCTGTGGCCTGTTTGCTGCTGCACAGGCACAGTATGCCTCTCACGTAATACCGGGAGCTGCGCAAACCAGCAAATATCTTCCACTGCTGAAAGACAAACGGGTAGCCTTGTTGGTCAACCAAACCGCTACTATCGGCCAGACACATCTTGTAGACACTCTGCTGAAACTGCAGGTGCACATCTCCAAAATCTTCAGCCCTGAACACGGGTTCCGCGGCAACGCTGATGCCGGCGAAAAAGTAGGCAACAGTACCGATCCCAACACAGGACTGCCGGTAGTATCCCTCTACGGCGCTCACCGCAAAGCTACTGCCTCCGACCTGCAGGATGTGGACATCCTCATCTTCGATGTACAGGACGTAGGCGCCCGCTTCTATACCTACATCTCTTCCCTGCAGGAGCTGATGGAATCAGCAGCTGAAAACAACAAACTGCTGCTGGTACTGGACAGGCCCAACCCCAATGGAGACTATGTAGATGGTCCCATCCTGGATACAGCCTTCCGCTCTTTTGTAGGCATGCAGCCTATCCCCATCGTTCATGGTATGACCGTAGGAGAATATGCACAAATGCTCAACGGTGAACACTGGCTCAGCAAAGGTGTACAATGCCAGCTGAAAGTTATCACCTGCGAAGACTATACCCACCACACTTTTTATCAGCTGCCGATACCACCCTCTCCCAACTTACCAAATATGGCTGCAGTAAACCTGTATACCTCTCTCTGCTTTTTTGAGGGTACACCTGTCAGCCTGGGCCGCGGTACCAGCAAACCTTTCCAGCTCTTCGGCTCTCCGCTGTTTCCAAAAAAAGGATTCTCTTTCACGCCCCGCAGCGTACCTGGTGCCAAAAACCCACCACTGAAAGATCAGCACTGCTATGGCTTCGATCTGAGCAATGCACCGGAATCCAGACCTGCAAAAGGCCGGAAAATCGCCCTCAAATGGTTGCTGCAGGCCTATGCCCTCTACCCCGAAAAAGATAAGTTCTTTAGTAACTTCTTTAATAAACTGGCCGGTAATGCTACGCTGCAACAACAGATCAAAAGCGGCCTTTCCGAAGCAGCCATCCGTAAAAGCTGGGAACCCGGACTGCAGCAGTTCAAAGCTATCAGAGCGAAATACCTGTTGTACGAGGAATAA
- the ribD gene encoding bifunctional diaminohydroxyphosphoribosylaminopyrimidine deaminase/5-amino-6-(5-phosphoribosylamino)uracil reductase RibD, giving the protein MNSTDHEIFMRRCLELAAMGRGNAAPNPMVGAVLVHQGRIIGEGYHQQYGQAHAEVNCVNSVVEEDKPLISRATMYVSLEPCAHHGKTPPCADLIVSQQIPEVVIGCVDTFSAVAGKGIEKLEKAGIKVHTGVLEAACRAINSRFFTFHEQQRPYIILKWAQSCNGFMAGSDGAPVRISNAWSNRLVHRWRSEEMAILVGTRTAMLDNPRLNTRLWPGKDPVRLVIDRTLSVPRTHHLWDGSIPTIFLTAEESSPHGLTQTLQLDFQRELLPQLMESLYRQQIQSVLVEGGPYVLQRFLEAGLWDEARIITGTVTLPDGLPAPAIPHAVLDNTVYLEGDRIDFYHRSGDK; this is encoded by the coding sequence ATGAATAGCACGGACCATGAAATTTTTATGCGGCGGTGCCTGGAGCTGGCAGCCATGGGCCGCGGTAATGCGGCTCCCAATCCGATGGTAGGCGCGGTGCTGGTGCATCAGGGCCGTATTATCGGCGAAGGTTACCATCAACAGTATGGTCAGGCTCATGCTGAAGTAAATTGTGTCAATAGTGTAGTGGAGGAAGACAAGCCGCTGATATCACGGGCTACCATGTATGTAAGCCTGGAACCTTGTGCCCATCACGGCAAAACACCTCCCTGTGCCGACCTGATCGTATCGCAGCAGATTCCTGAAGTAGTGATCGGTTGTGTAGACACCTTCTCGGCGGTAGCCGGAAAAGGGATCGAAAAGCTGGAAAAAGCCGGCATCAAAGTACATACCGGCGTGCTGGAAGCGGCCTGCAGGGCTATCAACAGCCGTTTCTTTACTTTTCATGAGCAACAGCGCCCTTATATAATTCTTAAATGGGCTCAGAGCTGCAATGGCTTTATGGCCGGCAGCGACGGCGCACCGGTACGGATCTCCAATGCCTGGAGCAACCGCCTGGTACACCGCTGGCGTAGCGAGGAGATGGCCATTCTGGTGGGCACCCGCACCGCTATGCTCGATAACCCCCGCCTCAATACCCGCCTGTGGCCTGGAAAAGATCCTGTACGCCTGGTGATAGACAGGACGCTGTCTGTTCCCCGTACCCATCATTTATGGGATGGCAGCATCCCTACCATCTTCCTGACCGCGGAAGAAAGCAGTCCCCATGGCCTTACACAGACCCTGCAGCTTGATTTTCAGCGCGAACTGCTGCCGCAGCTGATGGAAAGCCTTTACAGGCAACAGATACAGAGCGTACTCGTAGAAGGGGGGCCTTATGTATTACAGCGTTTCCTGGAAGCCGGTCTGTGGGACGAAGCCCGTATTATAACGGGAACGGTTACACTTCCCGATGGGCTGCCTGCACCAGCCATACCTCATGCGGTGCTGGATAACACAGTATACCTGGAAGGCGACCGCATCGATTTTTACCATCGCAGCGGAGATAAATAG
- the metE gene encoding 5-methyltetrahydropteroyltriglutamate--homocysteine S-methyltransferase yields the protein MITNIPGYPRIGSQRELKKACENYWAGKISLEKLELTARQLRKQHWETLHQAGIDLIPSNDFSFYDQMLDMSMALGVIPARFQDLQRSFANPHCLELYFAMARGYQKNGFDLTALEMTKWFDTNYHYLVPEFDDCQTYSLQCRKSIHEFKEALQQGIRTKPVLIGPVTYILCGKIKSAGITRQALLSRLLPAYIELLTALREAGAEWIQLDEPSLVTDLEPADTALFQLAYTAIRQALPHQQLLLTTYFGGLEDNTQLALQLPVDALHIDLVRAPEQLDDVLAALPDNMQLSLGVVDGRNIWKNDYTISIALLRRATAAIGEQRVMLGTSCSLLHVPYNLDDETSLDPAISQWMAFAKQKVGEVAALKQILSGDEALLTINQQMMDSRRTAPGIHVPAVKARLAAITEADFSRPLSFAARQALQQEKLQLPLLPTTTIGSFPQTVEIRQLRSNLKKGYITQEQYNHDISTAIREAITWQEALGLDVLVHGEFERNDMVEYFGEQLEGFVFTQNGWVQSYGTRCVKPPVIYGDVWRPYPMTVDWSRYAQSLTDKPVKGMLTGPVTILQWSFVRNDQPRMDTAFQIALAIRDEVKDLENAGIAIIQVDEPALREGLPLRKKQQGIYLEQAVNAFRLSVSQVQDSTQIHTHMCYAEFNDIIAHIAAMDADVITMETSRSQMELLEAFAQFRYPNETGPGVYDIHSPRVPGVTEMSKLLHKAATLLPVRNLWVNPDCGLKTRKWPETEMALRNMVQAAREVRKELA from the coding sequence ATGATTACCAATATTCCAGGCTACCCGCGAATCGGCAGCCAGCGAGAACTGAAGAAAGCCTGCGAAAACTACTGGGCTGGAAAAATATCCCTGGAGAAACTGGAGCTAACGGCCAGGCAACTACGAAAACAACACTGGGAAACCCTCCATCAGGCGGGCATAGACCTGATCCCTTCCAACGACTTTTCTTTTTATGATCAGATGCTCGACATGAGCATGGCCCTCGGAGTGATCCCTGCCCGCTTTCAGGATTTGCAACGGTCTTTTGCCAATCCACATTGCCTGGAGCTGTATTTTGCCATGGCCAGAGGTTATCAGAAGAATGGATTTGACCTGACGGCACTGGAAATGACCAAATGGTTTGACACCAACTACCATTACCTGGTACCTGAATTTGATGACTGCCAGACCTATAGCCTGCAGTGTCGCAAGAGCATTCATGAGTTTAAGGAAGCCCTTCAGCAGGGTATCCGCACCAAACCTGTGCTGATAGGTCCTGTCACCTATATCCTCTGCGGCAAAATAAAATCTGCCGGCATTACCCGTCAGGCACTGCTTTCCCGCCTGCTGCCGGCCTATATCGAACTGCTGACAGCCCTCCGCGAAGCCGGCGCCGAATGGATACAGCTCGATGAACCTTCTCTGGTGACCGACCTGGAACCCGCTGACACTGCGCTTTTCCAACTGGCTTACACAGCCATCCGCCAGGCACTCCCCCATCAGCAATTGCTGCTCACCACCTATTTCGGCGGCCTGGAAGACAATACCCAGCTGGCGCTACAGCTGCCCGTTGATGCCCTGCACATCGATCTGGTACGTGCTCCGGAGCAACTCGATGACGTGCTGGCCGCATTACCGGACAATATGCAGTTATCACTGGGGGTAGTAGATGGCCGCAACATCTGGAAAAATGATTATACCATATCCATAGCGCTGCTCCGGCGCGCAACAGCTGCCATCGGCGAACAGCGTGTCATGCTGGGCACTTCCTGCTCATTGTTGCACGTACCCTACAATCTCGATGATGAAACCTCCCTGGACCCGGCTATCAGTCAATGGATGGCTTTTGCAAAACAGAAAGTAGGAGAAGTTGCCGCATTAAAGCAAATCCTGTCCGGCGACGAAGCGCTGCTGACTATTAACCAGCAGATGATGGACAGTCGCCGTACCGCGCCAGGCATCCACGTACCGGCTGTAAAAGCAAGACTGGCTGCCATTACAGAGGCTGACTTCTCACGCCCGCTGTCCTTTGCCGCCCGTCAGGCCCTTCAACAGGAAAAGCTACAGCTGCCACTATTGCCTACTACCACCATCGGCTCTTTCCCCCAAACCGTGGAAATACGACAACTGCGCTCCAATCTCAAAAAAGGATATATCACCCAGGAACAATACAACCACGACATCAGCACTGCTATCCGGGAAGCTATCACCTGGCAGGAAGCCCTGGGACTGGACGTACTGGTACATGGAGAGTTTGAGCGCAACGATATGGTGGAATATTTCGGCGAACAGCTCGAAGGATTTGTATTCACACAAAACGGATGGGTACAGAGCTACGGTACCCGCTGCGTAAAGCCGCCTGTGATCTATGGCGATGTATGGCGTCCTTACCCTATGACCGTTGACTGGAGCCGTTATGCCCAGTCCCTCACCGACAAACCTGTCAAAGGCATGCTCACCGGCCCCGTCACCATCCTGCAATGGTCTTTTGTCAGAAATGACCAACCTCGCATGGACACAGCTTTCCAGATAGCACTGGCCATCCGTGACGAGGTAAAAGATCTCGAAAACGCAGGCATCGCCATCATCCAGGTAGACGAGCCTGCGCTGCGGGAAGGGCTGCCACTGCGCAAGAAACAACAGGGCATCTATCTCGAACAGGCTGTTAACGCCTTCAGGTTGTCTGTCAGCCAGGTGCAGGACAGCACACAGATACATACCCACATGTGTTATGCAGAGTTCAACGATATCATCGCACACATTGCCGCGATGGATGCCGATGTGATCACCATGGAAACTTCGCGCTCCCAGATGGAGCTACTGGAAGCATTTGCACAGTTCCGTTATCCGAATGAAACCGGCCCCGGCGTGTATGATATCCACTCTCCCCGTGTGCCCGGCGTAACAGAGATGAGTAAACTACTGCATAAAGCAGCTACGTTATTACCCGTCCGCAACCTGTGGGTAAACCCTGACTGCGGGCTGAAAACCCGGAAATGGCCGGAAACAGAAATGGCCCTGCGCAACATGGTGCAGGCTGCCCGCGAGGTGAGGAAGGAGCTGGCTTGA